From Halobacterium sp. R2-5, the proteins below share one genomic window:
- a CDS encoding HNH endonuclease, with protein sequence MSRWRRVVRRELARYRDDTGWRVVELQELYDQLGPVLREEFPDNHNREAKLRQILQQLAERGEIAFVDGDGTYRIRELGETAAPLENEETGGDGWEYEASEYETAVGSRSLPTAFREAVLSRYDTECPISGVDHPRLLDVAHVLSWSDHESLRTDPGNVVALDTTHHAAFDAELYTLDADFRLHVSPAFETDSDHLERTLLARDGERVDVGPDLLDPAYLERRNRSLEWW encoded by the coding sequence ATGTCACGATGGCGCCGCGTCGTCCGACGGGAGCTCGCCCGGTACCGCGACGACACCGGGTGGCGGGTCGTCGAGTTACAGGAGCTGTACGACCAGCTGGGGCCGGTGCTCCGCGAGGAGTTCCCCGACAACCACAACCGGGAAGCGAAGCTCCGGCAGATTCTCCAGCAGCTCGCCGAGCGCGGCGAGATCGCGTTCGTGGACGGCGACGGCACCTACCGGATTCGCGAACTGGGTGAGACGGCAGCGCCGCTCGAGAACGAGGAGACGGGCGGGGACGGCTGGGAGTACGAGGCCAGCGAGTACGAGACAGCAGTGGGGTCGCGCTCGCTGCCGACGGCGTTCCGCGAGGCCGTCCTCTCGCGGTACGACACCGAGTGTCCGATCTCCGGCGTCGACCACCCGCGACTGCTCGACGTCGCACACGTGCTGTCGTGGAGCGACCACGAGTCGCTGCGCACGGACCCGGGCAACGTCGTCGCGCTCGACACGACCCACCACGCGGCCTTCGACGCGGAACTGTACACGCTCGACGCCGACTTCCGCCTGCACGTCTCGCCGGCGTTCGAGACGGACAGCGACCACCTGGAGCGAACGCTCCTCGCTCGGGACGGCGAACGCGTCGACGTCGGCCCCGACCTGCTCGACCCGGCGTACCTCGAACGACGGAACCGGTCGCTGGAGTGGTGGTGA
- a CDS encoding lactate utilization protein: MSDQTKADYVDDVEVDDDWDSHPSDDELAEAVENLEASGFEVEVVEDAEAALDALVDEIPAGASVMNGHSTTLEEVGFDEFLHGDDHDWENLAAEVWSIDDDEERDAARRDAQAADYFLGSVNGIAREDGALVAADLSGSRVGAYPFAAKNLLLVAGVNKVVEDVEAARERLHEYAYAFENERAQEAYGVESYPSKELVYRQEGTEGRTTVVLVEETLGY; the protein is encoded by the coding sequence GTGAGCGACCAGACGAAAGCGGACTACGTAGACGACGTGGAAGTGGACGACGACTGGGACAGCCACCCGAGCGACGACGAGCTCGCGGAAGCCGTCGAGAACCTCGAAGCGAGCGGCTTCGAGGTGGAGGTCGTCGAGGACGCCGAGGCCGCCCTCGATGCGCTCGTCGACGAGATTCCGGCGGGCGCGTCCGTGATGAACGGCCACTCCACGACCCTCGAAGAGGTCGGGTTCGACGAGTTCCTGCACGGGGACGACCACGACTGGGAGAACCTCGCGGCCGAGGTCTGGAGCATCGACGACGACGAGGAGCGCGACGCCGCTCGCCGTGACGCCCAGGCGGCGGACTACTTCCTCGGCAGCGTGAACGGCATCGCTCGCGAGGACGGCGCGCTCGTCGCCGCGGACCTCTCCGGGAGCCGCGTCGGCGCGTACCCGTTCGCCGCCAAGAACCTCCTGCTCGTCGCGGGCGTGAACAAGGTCGTCGAGGACGTCGAGGCCGCCCGCGAGCGCCTCCACGAGTACGCCTACGCGTTCGAGAACGAGCGCGCACAGGAGGCCTACGGCGTCGAGAGCTACCCCTCCAAGGAGCTCGTCTACCGCCAGGAGGGCACCGAGGGTCGCACGACCGTCGTGCTCGTCGAGGAGACGCTCGGCTACTGA